A section of the Streptomyces sp. CG1 genome encodes:
- a CDS encoding SufS family cysteine desulfurase: MTTPDVVAGVAALTGLSGLPGSPGPSGQAMAPTASQPSGASQGFSPELARRDVPILHRTVNGHPLIWLDNGATTQKPRQVIEALAAYYASANSNIHRGAHTMAREATEMYEAGRAAVAQFLGAPSPESIVFVRGTTEAINLVAQSWGRASLGPGDDILVPVLEHHADIVPWQRVAEETRARVVPVPLRPDGSIDQDAYADLLSMRTRLVVISHASNVLGTVPPVREMTALAHRYQAKVLVDGAQAVAHFPVDVTELDADFYTFSGHKIYAPTGIGALYARPEILQTMAPWQSGGNMIESVSFDRTTYAPVPHRFEAGTGHISGVVGLLSALDWLTGFDRKAVADYETQLTAYAQEALAKVPGLELLGPAAERIGVLTFTLPGHTPTEIADWLDGDGIAIRAGHHCAQPALAHYGLDSAARASLALYNTREEVDRLVASLLELRAA; encoded by the coding sequence ATGACTACTCCTGACGTTGTCGCCGGAGTGGCCGCGCTGACCGGTCTGTCCGGGCTCCCCGGGTCTCCCGGGCCCTCGGGCCAGGCCATGGCTCCCACCGCTTCCCAGCCGTCCGGCGCCTCCCAGGGCTTCTCGCCCGAACTGGCCCGCCGGGACGTACCGATCCTGCACCGGACGGTCAACGGCCACCCGCTGATCTGGCTGGACAACGGCGCCACCACACAGAAGCCCCGGCAGGTGATCGAGGCGCTGGCGGCGTACTACGCCTCAGCCAACTCGAACATCCACCGGGGCGCGCACACCATGGCGCGCGAGGCGACGGAGATGTACGAGGCGGGCCGGGCCGCGGTCGCGCAGTTCCTGGGCGCGCCCTCGCCCGAGAGCATCGTGTTCGTCCGGGGAACGACCGAGGCGATCAACCTGGTCGCACAGAGCTGGGGGCGCGCGAGCCTCGGGCCCGGAGACGACATCCTGGTGCCGGTGCTCGAGCACCACGCCGACATCGTGCCCTGGCAACGGGTCGCCGAGGAGACACGAGCACGTGTCGTGCCCGTACCCCTGCGGCCGGACGGCAGCATCGACCAGGACGCGTACGCCGATCTGCTCTCGATGCGGACCCGGCTCGTGGTCATCAGCCACGCCTCGAACGTCCTCGGCACCGTGCCACCGGTGCGCGAGATGACGGCGCTGGCACACCGCTACCAGGCGAAAGTGCTGGTGGACGGGGCACAGGCGGTGGCGCACTTTCCCGTCGACGTGACGGAGCTGGACGCCGACTTCTACACCTTCTCCGGCCACAAGATCTACGCCCCCACGGGCATCGGCGCCCTGTACGCCAGGCCGGAGATCCTCCAGACCATGGCGCCGTGGCAGTCGGGCGGCAACATGATCGAGTCGGTGAGCTTCGACCGTACGACATACGCCCCGGTCCCGCACCGCTTCGAAGCCGGTACCGGCCACATCTCCGGCGTGGTCGGCCTGCTGTCCGCCCTCGACTGGCTGACGGGCTTCGACCGTAAGGCCGTGGCGGACTACGAGACCCAGCTGACGGCCTACGCGCAGGAGGCCCTGGCCAAGGTTCCGGGCCTCGAACTGCTGGGCCCGGCGGCCGAGCGGATCGGCGTACTGACCTTCACCCTGCCCGGCCACACTCCCACCGAGATCGCCGACTGGCTGGACGGTGACGGCATCGCCATCCGGGCCGGCCATCACTGCGCCCAGCCGGCCCTGGCCCACTACGGCCTCGACTCGGCGGCCCGCGCGTCGCTGGCGCTGTACAACACGAGGGAGGAGGTGGACCGGCTGGTGGCGTCACTACTGGAGCTGCGGGCCGCCTAG
- a CDS encoding family 2B encapsulin nanocompartment shell protein, translating to MSERLSLGPDAARQLASTTKTTPQMRGITPRYLLRALPWVDVESGVYRVNRRRTYVLGDDRISTTDDDTPRVIAGDLRELPYLREADDTLLEELAGAFTQVSFEPGEVLAQEGAPAERLWVIVHGRAEKRAAGQYGADALLDVIGDGQFFDLGAWTRAEAMPYRVQALTAGVALCLERAELARLSGRDETLRGAVDAYVAGADVMAGAEVPVDLTAGHDGEPDLPGTFVDYEDAPREYHMTLAQTVLRVHTRVSDLYNGPIDQTRAQANLTVHALRERQEASMLYHPEFGLFNSVASGQRVQTRTGAPTPDDLDELLTRVWKQPAYFLAHPKAIAAFGRECTRRGVPPVIENRFGSPLLTWRGVPLLPSDKVRFSGGVGVGTTEILLMRLGEAEQGVVGLRPSKVADEVEPGLAMKNMGVDQKGITSYLMTAYFNAAVLVEDALAVLQNVEVSKYHDYS from the coding sequence ATGAGCGAGCGGTTGAGCCTCGGCCCGGATGCCGCACGGCAACTCGCCAGCACCACCAAGACGACACCGCAGATGCGCGGCATCACCCCGCGCTATCTGCTGCGCGCACTGCCCTGGGTGGACGTCGAGTCCGGCGTCTACCGGGTCAACCGGCGCCGTACGTACGTCCTCGGCGACGACCGCATCAGCACGACCGACGACGACACGCCGCGCGTCATCGCGGGCGACCTCCGCGAACTGCCGTACCTGCGCGAGGCGGACGACACGCTGCTGGAGGAACTGGCCGGCGCGTTCACGCAGGTGTCCTTCGAGCCGGGCGAGGTGCTGGCCCAGGAGGGCGCCCCGGCCGAGCGGTTGTGGGTGATCGTGCACGGGCGCGCGGAGAAGCGTGCGGCCGGGCAGTACGGCGCGGACGCGCTCCTCGACGTCATCGGCGACGGCCAGTTCTTCGACCTCGGCGCGTGGACCCGCGCCGAGGCCATGCCGTACCGGGTGCAGGCGCTGACCGCCGGCGTCGCACTCTGCCTGGAGCGCGCGGAACTCGCCCGGCTCAGCGGGCGGGACGAGACCTTACGGGGTGCGGTGGACGCGTACGTCGCCGGCGCCGACGTCATGGCCGGTGCCGAGGTCCCCGTCGACCTCACCGCGGGGCACGACGGCGAGCCGGACCTGCCGGGGACGTTCGTGGACTACGAGGACGCGCCCCGCGAGTACCACATGACGCTCGCGCAGACCGTGTTGCGCGTCCACACACGCGTCTCCGACCTCTACAACGGGCCGATAGACCAGACGCGGGCCCAGGCCAACCTCACCGTTCACGCACTGCGCGAGCGGCAGGAGGCCTCGATGCTGTACCACCCGGAGTTCGGGCTCTTCAACAGCGTCGCCTCCGGGCAGCGCGTACAGACGCGCACCGGCGCGCCGACCCCCGACGACCTGGACGAGCTGCTGACGCGGGTGTGGAAGCAGCCCGCGTACTTCCTCGCCCACCCGAAGGCGATCGCGGCGTTCGGCCGCGAATGTACGCGCCGGGGCGTGCCCCCGGTGATCGAGAACCGCTTCGGCAGCCCGCTGCTGACCTGGCGCGGAGTGCCGCTGCTGCCGTCGGACAAAGTGCGGTTCTCCGGCGGCGTGGGTGTGGGCACGACCGAGATCCTGCTGATGCGGTTGGGCGAGGCCGAGCAGGGCGTGGTGGGTCTGCGGCCGTCGAAGGTCGCCGACGAGGTCGAGCCGGGCCTGGCCATGAAGAACATGGGCGTGGACCAGAAGGGCATCACGTCGTATCTGATGACGGCGTACTTCAACGCGGCGGTTCTGGTGGAGGACGCGCTCGCGGTGCTCCAGAACGTCGAGGTGTCCAAGTACCATGACTACTCCTGA
- a CDS encoding serine hydrolase domain-containing protein, with protein sequence MTTIDGEVAAGFEPVREAFAANFSQHGDIGAAVCVYQYGRPVVDLWGGIADPETGRPWTRDTLQLVYSATKGATATAAHMLAERGALDLDEPVATYWPEFAANGKADIPVRWLLSHQAGLIALDQPVPLNEALAWHPMAAALAAQRPLWTPGTAHGYHGRTWGWLVGEVIRRASGQTPGRFFADEIAAPLGLDFFIGLPADERDRVSHMVYQRPDIDLTTVPAESIPEELRELLAAWRDPNSFSNRAYAVTDPAAIDFDSPEVQAAELPASNGITTARALARMYAALIGEVDGVRLLTPETLESATKEQTGGKDQVMLIPSRFSTGYMLPTESSPMTGPSAFGHAGRGGSLGFADLEHGIAFGYVMNHIIEAPDDARATLLVEAVRRASA encoded by the coding sequence ATGACGACGATCGACGGTGAGGTCGCGGCCGGATTCGAACCGGTGCGTGAGGCGTTCGCGGCGAACTTCTCCCAGCACGGGGACATCGGCGCGGCAGTGTGCGTGTACCAGTACGGCCGACCTGTGGTGGACCTGTGGGGCGGCATCGCTGATCCCGAGACCGGTCGTCCGTGGACCCGGGACACGCTGCAACTCGTCTACTCGGCCACCAAGGGAGCGACCGCGACCGCGGCACATATGCTGGCCGAGCGCGGTGCGCTCGACCTTGACGAGCCGGTGGCCACGTACTGGCCGGAGTTCGCCGCGAACGGTAAGGCGGACATCCCCGTACGCTGGCTCCTGTCCCACCAGGCAGGCTTGATCGCACTGGATCAACCGGTGCCGCTGAACGAGGCGTTGGCCTGGCATCCGATGGCAGCCGCACTGGCGGCCCAGCGACCTCTGTGGACTCCGGGCACGGCACACGGGTATCACGGTCGGACCTGGGGCTGGCTCGTCGGCGAGGTGATCCGCCGGGCCTCCGGCCAGACGCCCGGCCGCTTCTTCGCCGACGAGATCGCCGCCCCCCTCGGGCTGGACTTCTTCATCGGACTGCCGGCGGATGAGCGCGACCGGGTCAGCCACATGGTGTACCAACGGCCCGACATCGACCTCACCACCGTGCCCGCCGAGTCGATCCCGGAGGAACTCCGCGAACTTCTCGCCGCCTGGCGTGACCCGAACTCATTCAGCAACAGGGCATACGCGGTCACCGACCCCGCCGCGATCGACTTCGACTCGCCCGAGGTACAGGCCGCCGAACTCCCGGCCTCCAACGGCATCACCACCGCACGCGCACTGGCGCGCATGTACGCCGCACTGATCGGCGAGGTGGACGGCGTGCGCCTGCTCACTCCGGAAACCCTGGAGTCAGCGACCAAGGAGCAGACCGGCGGGAAGGACCAGGTGATGCTGATCCCCAGCCGATTCAGTACCGGCTACATGCTGCCCACCGAGAGCAGCCCCATGACCGGCCCGAGCGCCTTCGGCCACGCCGGCCGAGGGGGCTCACTCGGCTTCGCCGACCTGGAGCACGGCATCGCCTTCGGCTACGTGATGAACCACATCATCGAGGCACCCGACGATGCACGCGCCACGTTGTTGGTGGAGGCAGTGCGAAGGGCGTCGGCGTAG